The Sinomonas sp. P10A9 genome contains the following window.
GCGTTCTCGGGCGGTGTGGACATCATCCAGCTGCGCGACAAGCGGATCGAGGCCGCCGAGGAACTCGAACATCTCGAGGTGCTGCGCGCCGTCGCCGAGCGTCACGGGAAGCTGTGGGCCGTGAATGACCGGGCGGACCTCGCGATGCTCTCGGGCGCGCCAGTCTTCCACGTGGGCCAGAAGGACCTCCCCCTCCCCGCAATCCGTCGTCTCGTGGACCCGTCCGTCATCGTCGGCCTGTCCACGAGCTCGCCTGCGATGGTCGACGCCGCGATGGGGCGGGCCGAAGCCGTCTCTCCCGCCGGGAACGCACGCCTCGATTACTTCTGCACCGGCCCCCTGTGGGCCACCCCGACCAAGCCGGGGCGCTCCGCCGTTGGGCTCGGGCTCGTCCAGTACGCGGCCCGGCGCACGCGGGAGGCGCTCGACGCCGGCGAGTCGTCTCGGCGGGAGCCGCTGCCGTGGTTCGCGATCGGAGGAATCGACCACTCCAACGTCGCCGAGGTCGTCGAGGCGGGGGCGAGCCGCGTCGTCGTCGTGCGCGCGATCACCGACGCCGACGATCCGGCCGACGCCGCCGCGCGCCTCCGCGCCGAGCTTCCCGCGCTCGCACGGGAGCCCCTCGCATGACGACCGTCGCCTACCAGGGCGAACCCGGCGCCAATTCGCACATGGCGTCCCTCGAGGCCTACCCGGACGCCGAGACGCTCGCCTGCGCGACGTTCGAGGACGCCTTCTCCGCTGTCACGACGGGAGCCGCGGATCTCGCGATGATCCCGATCGACAACACTGTCGCCGGACGCGTCGCGGACATCCATGTGCTCCTGCCGGACACGAGCCTGCAGATCATCGGCGAGCACTTCCTGCGCATCCGTTTCAGCCTCATGGGTCTGCCCGGCTCCACGATCGAGGGCGCCCGCGAAGTCCACAGCCATGTCCATGCGCTCGCGCAGTGCCGTGAATTCATCCGCGCCCATGGCCTCACTCCCGTCGTCGCCGGCGACACCGCCGGATCTGCGCGCGAGGTGGCCGAGTGGGGCGACCCGACGAAGCTCTCGATCGCGCCGCCGCTCGCCGCCGAAAGGTACGGGCTCAGCGTGCTTGCGAGCGACATCGAGGACCAGAAGCACAACACGACGAGGTTTGTGATTCTGGCCCCGCCGCGCGACTATCCTCAGGCGGGCGCCGACGCGCACGTGACGAGCTTCGTCTTCCGGGTCCGCAACATCCCCGCCGCGCTGTACAAGGCGCTGGGCGGGTTCGCGACCAACGGCGTGAACATGACCCGGCTCGAGAGCTACATGGTGGACGGCAAGTTCGCGGCGACGATGTTCATGGTCGATGTCGAGGGGCACCCCGACGAGCCGCCGCTCGCCCGTGCGCTGGAAGAGCTCGAGTTCTTCTCGACCGAGCTCAGGATCCTGGGCGTCTTCCCCGCCCACCCGCGCCGCTTCGGCCTCCGCGCCGGGTAGCCGCACCGTCCCGGGGTTAGGCTGGCCGTCATGGGTCATCCCCTCTTCTCGCCTAAGTCTGCCGGACCGCAGGCCGGCCCGCGGGCGGAGGCCAGCGGTGCCGCACTCGCCGGCGCGTTCGCCGCCCTGCGGGACGAGTTCGAGCTCGCCTCCGAGTACCCCGCGGCCGCTCTCGCGGATGCCGCGGCGGCGATCGCCGCGCATACCTTGCCCGATGAGGACGCGACCGACGTCGAGTTCGTCACGATCGACCCGCCTGCGTCCACCGACCTGGACCAGGCCCTCCACATCGAGCGTGACGGCGACGGGTACCGCGTGCGCTACGCGATCGCAGACGTGCCCGCCTTCGTCCGCCCACAGGGCGAGCTCGACGCGGAAACACGGCGTCGCGGCCAGACGATCTACGCAGCGGATGCCAAGGTCCCGCTGCATCCACGGGACATCACTGACGACGCCGGCAGCCTTCTCGCCGACGCGGTCCGCGGCGCGTTCGTGTGGGACTTCCGGCTCGATGCAGAAGGCGAGGTGGCCGCCGTCGAACTGGTCCACGCACGGGTGCGCAGCCGCGCGAAGCTCAACTACGCGGCCGTGCAGGAGCAGATCGACGCCGGCACCGCGGCGGAGCCGCTCATGCTCCTCAGGGAGGTGGGGCTCAAGCGCGTCGAGCTCGAGCGGCGGCGCGGCGGCGCAAGCCTGAACCTCCCCGAACAGGAGATCGTCCCGACCGATGACGGCGGCTACCCGATCGAAATCGCGCCCCAGCGTCCCGTCGAGGACTGGAACGCGCAGATCTCCCTGATGACCGGCATGGCTGCCGCGAAGCTCATGGTGAATGCCCGGATCGGGATCCTGCGCACCATGCCGGCGCCGGATGAGAGGTCGCTCCGGCACTTCCGCCGCCAGACCCAGGCCCTCGGGAAGCCCTGGGACGGGACCGTCCCGTACGGGGAGTACCTCCGTTCCCTGGACCCGACCCAGCCTCGCCAGCTGTCGATCCTCCACGCCGCCGCCGCGCTGTTCCGCGGCGCGACGTACACGCCCTTCGACGGTACCGTTCCACCGGACCCGGTCCAAGCGGCCATCGCAGCCCCCTACACGCACACGACCGCTCCCCTGCGCCGCCTTGTGGACCGTTTCGTGCTCGTCTTGTGCGAGGCCGTGGCCACCGACGCCGAGGTGCCGGCATGGGTGCGGATGGCCCTGCCGGAACTCCCGGCCCTCATGGCGTCCTCCGACCAGCTCGCGGCCAAGGTGGAGCGGGCCTCCATCGATCTCGTCGAGGCTGCCCTGCTCGTCAACGCGGTAGGGCAAGAGTTCGACGCGGTCGTGGTCTCGGGGTCCAAGCCCGCTTCGGGGAGTGATGCGGGTCCGGGCGGAGGGAACGGCAGGCCTGCGCAACCGCTCGACCGCATCGCGAGCTCCCAGAACGGGACCCAAGGTGCAGTGTCGGCAGGTGGACAGCACCCGCAGCAGTCGATGCCCTTCGGCACCGTCCAGCTGTCCGAGCCACCGGTCACGGCGCGCTGCGAGGGCGAGATGGAATCCGGGACCATGATCCGCGTCCGGCTCGTTGAGGCTGATATCCAGAAGCGCCGCATCCGGTTCGAACGGGCTTGAACGCCCGGCCCCAATGGCCTGCCCCAAGCCGTGGGTCGCCGCCTCCCGCCGGTTCGCTGCCCTTCCGCCGGTGCGGCCGCCCACCCGCCGGTTCCTGCCCCCGGATCAGCGGCAAACCCCCGTGCGAACCAAGAACCCGCCACGGCTGCGCCCGCCCGGCGGCCGGTTCCTTGCTCTCCCGCCGATGCGGCGCCCACCCACCGGCATGCTGCCCTCCCGCCGGTTCCTGCCCCCGGATCAGCGGCAAACCCCCGCACGAACCCAGGATCCGCCACGGCGGCGCCCGCCCTCCGGTCGGTCGCCTCCCGCCGAGGCGCACGGCACCGCAGGGGAACGAAACCCGCCGCGATCCGCGGCCGACCAGCTCTGGCAGACGCCCCCACTGCTCCTCCACATCGCCCATTTTGGGCGTGTTGTCCACATGCGCGGCCGGAGTGCCGTCAGGCGGGCGGCGACGCGGGAGAGTGGCGCCATGAAGCTGACATCGCCTGATCTATCACGGCTCGGTCCTCGTCCCGGCTTTGCCCGCGGGCTCTGCACGCCCTTCGAACTACGCCTGATGGGCGTCGACGAACGGACAACGGCCAAACTCGTCGCGGCGGGCGAACTGGTTCGGCTGCGCCGCGGGTGCCTCGCGACGCGAGAAGCCGCCGCGCCACCCCAAGCGGTCCATGCCCGCGACGTCGCAGCGCGGCTTCTCGCGCTGAGGGCTCACGCATGGAGGCACTATTGCGCGAACCGCTCATGGAACTTCGCCTACTCGGCGGTCAGCGGTGCGGCTCTGCACGGACTCGCACTGTGGACACCTGAAAGGCGCCTTCACATCATCCAGGAGTTCACCTCATCCCGAGGGGACCACGCAACCGATGTCATGAAGACCGAGCGGAGCCTCGCAGGATCAATCGTCATAGACGGCCTTCCGGCGACGTCGGTCACCGACACCGTGGTCGACTGCCTTCGGATTCTGGACTTTGAGCCGGCAATGATCGTGTGCGAGTCGGCGCTCTCGCGCGGAGTGCCCAGAAATGAGCTTGAAGGCGCCGTTGACCAGGCGGCGCGCCGTCGCGGGATTGGAAGGGCTCGATCCGTCCTCTCGTCTGCGAGCGCGCTGTCCGAGTCTGCGGCCGAAACGCGTGTCCGGCTTCTTCTCTTGGCGCTGGCGCTTTCAGCAGGACAACCGGTGCAGCAGTTCAAGGTGGTCGTCGGCGGACGCAACTATCGCCTCGACTACGCCTGGCCAGACATCCTGGTTGCGCTCGAAATCGACGGCCGCCTCAAGTACTTCGGCGGTCCGCCGACGGCCGAAGTATTGCTGGCCGAGCGTGAACGCGAGAAAGCGCTCACTAACATGGGCTGGGTCGTTGTGCGGATCACATGGTCCGACCTCGCTCACCCCGCCCGCGTCGAGGCGATGCTCGCCCGCGCCTTCGCACGGGCTCGGCGGATGCGCGCCGCGTAAGCATGACGCATGCTCTGGGGGCACACCGCTGCCACCGGAGGGACGAGCACCGATTCCGCCAGCAACGCCGTTGCCAGGAGACCAGCCGGTTCGCGGCAGACCCGCCGTTTCCCGACTATCCACGCCGGAAGGAGCCCACTCGGATGCTGCTAACCCCCGCCAGAACAGCCAACCCCCGGTGCTACGGACACCAGAGAGTGGCCGCCAGCGATCGAGCTTCACCTCGGTATGATGGCGCCGCGGCACCCGAAGCGGTCCACACCCGACGTGTCGCGCCTCACGATTCAAAGGATTTCGTGCGGCCGCGGTATCCTTGGACTGTTAATGGATGCCCGATCGTATTCATGCGATCCCTTTTCACCCGTCGGCAGGTGCCGACACCCTGATAGCCCGCGATCGGCTTCCGCTGGATGGCCGGCGCGCGCTCCTGCTCCAGACGTCTGTGACTCACATTGTCAGGCGGTCTGTCGAGCGAGACCCGCTCAGGCCCCTATGGAGAGGGACCTTCCCCCCTGTGAATGAAGTCCATACGCACGAACTCCTGACCGACGACACCGGAACCGTGACCGTCGAGACCGAGGAGACCATCACCAACGACGCGCCAGTGCGTCAGGAGAGCCAGAAGACCTTCTCCGACTACGGCGTGGCTCCCGCGATCGCACAGTCGCTGGCCGATGCCGGAATCCTGAACCCGTTCCCCATCCAATCGATGACGCTCGGCGTCGCGCTCGGTGGCCACGACATCATCGGGCAGGCCAAGACCGGTACCGGCAAGACCCTCGGCTTCGGCATCCCTGCACTCCAGCGGGCCATCCCCGCCGACCATCCGGACTACGCCAAGCTCCCCGCCCCCGGGGCGCCGCAGGCACTCGTCGTCGTGCCGACGCGCGAGCTCGCCGTCCAGGTCAGCAAGGATCTCCAGACCGCGAGCAAGCGCACCACACTCCGGGTCGAGGTCATCTACGGCGGTCGGGCCTACGAGCCCCAGATCGAGGCCCTCAAGCGGGGCGTCGAGGTGGTCGTCGGCACTCCGGGCCGTCTCATCGACCTACACCGCCAGCGCCACCTGAATCTCAAGAACGTCCGCATGATCGTCCTCGACGAGGCAGACGAGATGCTCGACCTGGGGTTCCTCCCGGACGTCGAGACTCTCATGGCCGCGGTACCCGCGGTCCGTCAGACGCTGCTCTTCTCGGCCACCATGCCGGGCCCCGTTGTCGCGATGGCCCGCCGGTACATGACCCAGCCGACCCACATCCGCGCCTCGGACCCCAACGACGATTCGATCACCAAGAAGGACATCCGTCAGGTGATCTACCGCGCGCACCAGCTGGACAAGGACGAGGTCGTGGCGCGCATCCTCCAGGCCGAGGGGCGAGGCCGGACCATCATCTTCACGAAGACCAAGCGGACCGCCGCCAAGCTCTCCGAGGAGCTCATCGACCGCGGGTTCGCCGCCGCGGCACTCCACGGCGATCTCGGCCAGGGCGCCCGCGAGCAGGCGCTGCGCGCATTCCGCCATGGCAAGGTGGATGTCCTCGTCGCGACCGACGTCGCCGCGCGCGGCATCGACGTCGAAGACGTCACCCACGTCATCAACTTCCAGTGCCCCGAGGACGAGAAGGCCTACCTCCACCGCGTCGGCCGTACCGGACGCGCGGGGAACAAGGGCACGGCCGTGACGTTCGTGGACTGGGAGGACGTCCCGCGCTGGACGCTCATCAACAAGGCCCTCGGCCTCGACGTCCCCGAACCCGTCGAGACGTACTCATCCTCCCCGCACCTCTACGCAGACCTGGACATTCCGGCTGGCACCAAGGGCCGCCTCCCACGCAACAAGCGCGTGCTCGAAGGCCTCGCCGGCGAGGTCGTAGAGGATCTCGGCGAGCCCGGCAAGAAACCACGCCGCAGCAGCGAAGGCCGCGGCAGGGGCGAGCGGCGTGGCGAATCCGCGGGTCAGCACGGCTCCCGCCGGAGCCCGGAAGGCCGGGGCGATGCGGGCCACAGCACGGCGCGGCGTGCACAGGAGTCGACCGCGGACGACGGCGCCGCCATCGCAGACGCCGAAGTGACCGAGGGCGCGGGCAAGTCCGGCCACGGTCACGGTCGGGCCGACCGCCAGGCGCACGCCGAACCGAGCGGCGAGGGCCGCCGTCGTCGTCGCCGCCCCGCAACCGAAGAGGCCTCCGAGGCCGCGTCAACGGCAGATTCCACCGAGGAGCCGAGCCGTCCGGCGCGCACGCGCAGGAAGCCCGCGGACACCTCTGCCGAGCGCTCCGCCGAGAGCACTGAGCAGCAGGGCCGCCGGCGGCCGACCTCCGCCGCCATGGCGGTGAACCTCGCCGATGGCGGGGACGGGGCGCCCCTCGATCGTGGGGTTGCGGCAGCCCGCCGTCGTCGGTCGCGCACTCGCCGTCGTGACGGCGAGGTCGTCTCGCGCACCGAGGCCGAGTAGCCGCGGTGCGCACGGCCCGCGCCGCGGACGCCGGCGGGGCCGCCGCCCAGACTGCCAGACCTGCCGAAGTTCCCAGCCCGCTATGGTCCCCCGTGGGGCCGGACCTCGTCGTCCAAGGTGACAACGCCGTAGTGCTTCCGCGCCTCCCGGATGCGGCGTTCACCATGGTCTACATCGATCCGCCTTTCAACACGGGCCGGCCGCAGCGCCGGCAGGAGCTGAGCATGTTGCGCAGCGCGGACGGCGATCGGGTCGGCTTCTCGGGCCAGCGCTACGAGACGATCAAGGGCGCGCTGCACACGTACGACGACGCGTTCAGCGACTACTGGGCATTCCTCGAGCCGAGGCTGATCGAGGCCTGGCGTCTCCTCACGCCGGACGGCACCCTGTACCTGCACCTCGACTACCGCGAAGTGCACTACGCCAAGGTGATGCTGGACGCGATCTTCGGTCGCTCATCGTTCCTGAATGAGATTATCTGGGCCTACGACTACGGTGCCCGGACCAAGCGGCGCTGGCCCACGAAGCATGACAACGTGCTCGTGTACGTGAAGGACCCGGCCGCGTACCACTTCGACACGGCCGAGGTCGACCGTGAGCCCTACATGGCCCCCGGCCTCGTGACGCCGGAGAAGCGCGAGCTCGGCAAGCTGCCCACGGATGTGTGGTGGCACACGATCGTCTCCCCCACCGGACGGGAGAAGACCGGCTACCCCACGCAGAAGCCGGAGGGGCTCGTGCGGCGCATGGTCGCGGCATCGAGCCGCCCGGGCGACTGGGTCCTCGACTTCTTCGCCGGGTCCGGCACCCTCGGCGCGGTGGCCCAGCGCCTCGGGCGGCGGTTCGTATGCGTGGACGAGAACCCGCAGGCGATCGAGGTCATGGCCCGCCGCCTCCCCACCGCCAAGTTCCTCGGGACCTCGGAGATCTAGGAACGCACGACGGCGGCCCCGTGCCCTTGGCGTTCGATCTCACCGAGGACCTCGGCGGACGTCGTGTTCTCGCCGAGCCGATTGAGCTTGCCCGCGCCGTGGTAGTCGGACGAGCCGGTGACGAACAGTCCGGTCTCGGCCGCGAGGTCCAGGAGGAACGGCCGGCGCTCCTCTGGATTGTCCCGGTGGTACACCTCGAGTCCGGCCAGGCCTGCGTCGATCATGTCGCGGTACACGGGTTCTCCCACAGTGCGCCCCCGCGCGGACGCTACCGGGTGCGCGAACACCGGCACGCCGCCGGCCTCGCGGATGAGCGAGACCGCGAACGCCGGTTCGGGCGCATAGTGCTGCACGAAGTACCGAGACCGCGAGGACAGGATCGTGGCGAAGGCCTCGGTGCGGTCACCCACGAGGCCCGCGGCAACGAGGGCGTCTGCGATATGCGGTCGGCCCACTGTCGCTCCGGGCGCGACGTGCCGCGTGACGTCGTCCCACGAGAGCGGGTAGTCCTCGGCCAGGAGGGAGACCATGTGCTCGGCCCGGGACAGTCTCGCGTCCTTGGCCTTCGTGATCTCTTCGAGCAGTCCTGGATGGGTGGGGTCCTGGAGGTAGCAGAGGAGGTGCACGCTGATGCCTTCCGGCGTGCGGCACGAGACCTCCATGCCCGGGACGAGCGTGAGCCCGAGCCGCCGCGCGGCGTCGGTGGCCTCGGCCCAGCCGGACGTTGAATCGTGGTCCGTGATCGCGAGGACGTCCAGCCCCGCCTCGAGCCCTGCCGCGACGAGTTCCGCGGGCGTCTCGGTCCCGTCGGAGACCGTCGAATGGGCGTGCAGATCGATCCTCACACCCTCACGATAGCGCGCTGGACATCACAGACCGCGGTGGAACAATGGCGTAATGAGTGTTTCAGATTCCGCAGCCGGCGATCCCGGCCAGCCCGCAGCCGCACAGCAGCCCATGGAAGAGCGTGTCAACAACCGCTCGCAGCGCCCGACCTCGGACGCGTTCAAGGCATTCATGGCCTCGAAGTGGGCGCCTGCAGATGCCTCGCTCCCGGCGCGCGACGACGTGGCAGACCACGCCGAGCGGCGCCGTCGTGCGATCTCCGACCGCTTCCCGGGCGAGCGGCTCATCATCCCGGCCGGGCCGCCGAAGGTCCGTTCCAATGACACCGACTACCGATTCCGTCCCCATTCGGCGTTCGCGCACCTCACCGGCCTCGGCCTCGACCATGAGCCCGACGCCGTGCTCATCCTCGAGCCTGTTGACGAGGGCACGGGCGACGGCGGCGGCCACCACAGCGCGACCCTCTACTTCCGTCCGCTCGCCGGCCGCGACAGCGAACAGTTCTATGCCGACGCGCGCTCGGGCGAGTTCTGGGTTGGCGCGCGGCCCACCCTCGCCGAGATCGAGGCTCGTCTGGGAATCGCGACCGCGCATCTCGACGGGCTCGAGGTCGCCGTCACGAAGGGCGTCGGCGCGGTGCAGATCGGCGGAATCTCGATCCGCCTCGTGCGCAAGGTGGACGAGAACATCGACGCGCTCGTGGACACGGCGCGCTACAACACGGCACAGGACCCGGACGCCCTGGACCTCAGCACGCTCGATGCCCTCGACGACCAGCTCGCCGAGGCGCTTTCCGAGCTCCGCCTCCTCAAGGACGAGTGGGAGGTCGAGCAGATGCGAGAGTCAGTCGCAGCGACCGCGGCGGGCTTCGAGGAGATCGTCCGGGCGCTCCCGCGGGCCGTCACGCACCGCCGCGGCGAGCGCGTCGTGGAGAGCGCGTTCTTCGCCAAAGCCCGCGAGGAGGGCAACGACCTCGGCTACGAGACGATCGCGGCCGCGGGCAACAACGCGACAGTGCTCCACTGGATCCGCAACAACGGCGCGGTACGCGAGGGCGAACTGCTCCTCGTGGACGCAGGCGTCGAGGGCGAGTCCCTCTACACCGCGGACATCACCCGAACCGTTCCCGTGAACGGCACCTACTCGGAGATCCAGCGCCGCATCTATCAGGCGGTCCTCGACGCCGCCGACGCAGCCTTCGCCGCCGCGAAGCCCGGCGTCAAGTTCCGCCACGTGCACACGGCGGCGATGGAGGTGCTCGCCGCCCGGCTCGAGGAATGGGGCATCCTGCCCGTGTCCGCGGCCGAGGCGCTCTCGGAGACCGGCCAGCAGCACCGCCGCTGGATGCCGCACGGAACGAGCCACCACCTGGGCCTCGACGTGCACGACTGCGCTCAGGCGCGCCGTGAGCTCTACCTCGACGGCGAACTCGCACCGGGCATGGTCTTCACGATCGAGCCGGGCCTTTACTTCAAGGCGGAAGACCTTGCCATCCCTGAGGAATACCGCGGGATCGGCGTGCGCATCGAGGACGATGTCCTCATGACGGCCGAGGGCCCCGTGAACCTCAGCGCCGCGCTCCCCCGCACCCCGAGCGATGTCGAGGCCTGGATGGCGTCCCTGCGCTGACCCGCACGCAGCGCCACCAAGCGAACGCTGCATCAGGGCAGGCCGCGACAGCGCTGGCTGAAGCGGGATGTCCTGATGCAGCGTTCTGTGGGTGGGAGACCCGCGGTGGAGCTACGCGCTCGGGTTGGCCTCGTCGTCGCCCTTCCCGGCGGGCCGGGGCTCCCCCTCCGGCTTTGGCTCTGGTTCCACGCGCACGCCGTACTGCGGGCGGCCGTCAGGGAGATCGTGGTAGCCGGCGCGCGGCTCGTGGGCCGGCTGAGCGGGCACGGCCTTCGGCTCCGCGGCTTCCGGCTGCGGCTCGCCACCAGCGTTCACGCCGTACGGATCGGTCCATCCGGACGGCCGCTTTGGCTCGTCATGCTGCGGAGGCTGCCACGGCTGGCCGTAGCCCGGCTGCTGCTGACCATAACCACCCTGCTGACCATAGCCGCCCGGCTGGCCATAACCACCCTGCTGGTGCTGGCCACCCTGCTGGCCGTAGCCGCCCGGCTGGCCATAGCCGCTCTGCTGGTGCTGGCCACTCTGGACCGCCCCCTGGCCCATGGGGAGCTGGGCGAGGAGCCTGCGCGCCTCGTGGGCCACGTCCTGGCCGACAATGACGTCATAGTTGCTCGCGATCACCTGGCTCGTCGACGTGAAGTCCCTCTTGCCGCGCTGCATCGCATACGTCACGATGCCGAACAGCATGAAGAAGGCCGCGCCCATGAGCACGGACGTGATGATCGAGAAATAGCTGCCGTTTGGCGTGAAGAACGAGAGCAGCACGCCCACGAACAAGCCGAACCACATGCCGCTCAGGGCCCCGTTGAGGGCCACCCGGGGGTAGCTCAGGCGGCCGGTGACCCGCTCAACGAGCTTGAGGTCATTGCCGACGATCGCGACCAGCTCGACCGGGAACTGCTGGTCGGCGAGGTAGTCCACGGCCTTCTGCGCATCGAGGTAGGAAGTGTAGGAGCCGACGGTTTCGCCGTGCGGGAGCGCGCGGGCCTCGTCGGTGGGCTTCGCGGAACCGAACAAGTTGGACATGCCTCCATTCTTACGCGAGTCGCCGCGCAATATGTGTGTTTCCGCTCAGAGTGAGCGCTGAGTTTGAGCTGGAGTAGCCTAAGTGCGTGAGTTGGACCCCCACCCGTGTCTTCGTCGCCAGGCTCCTGGGCCTCGACGTCTTCGACCCTGCCGGCGACCGCGTAGGGCGGCTTCGCGACGTCGTCGTAATCCCCCGCGGCGTGCGCCCTCCCCAGTCTGTCGGCATCGTGGTGGAGGTCCCTGGGAAGAGGCGGGTGTTCGTGCCCATGACCCGCGTGACGAGCATGGACCAGTCGCAGATCATCACGACCGGCCTCATCAACCTGCGCCGGTTCGAGCAGCGCGGCGCGGAGCAGCTCATCCTCGGGGACGTCTTCGACAGCCACGTGACCCTCGTAGAGGACGGCACCGAGGCCACCATCGAGGACCTCGCCATCGACCAGCAGCGCAACGGCGACTGGCTCGTGAGCAAGCTGTTCGTGCGGCGTCTCCTCGGCGGCCGGGGCCTCCGTGGCCTTCGGCGTGGCGAGACGCTTCTCGTCGACTGGGAGGACACGCGGCGTGGCGCGGGTCAGGGCCGCGGCGCCGCCCAGTTCCTTGCGACGCATGAGGACCTCAAGCCCGCAGACTTCGCCGACGCCATGCAGGAGATGAGCGACCAGCGGCGGCTCGAGGTCGTCTCGGAGCTGCAGGACGAGCGCCTTGCAGACGTCCTCCAAGAGCTCCCCGAGGACGACCAGGTCGAGATCCTCTCCGCGCTGGACCTCGAGCGCGCGGCCGATGTCCTCGAGGAAATGGACCCCGACGACGCCGCAGACCTTCTCGCCGACCTCCCCGCGGACAAGGCGGAGGAGCTCCTGCAGCTCATGGAACCCGAGGAAGCCGAGGACGTGCGCCGGCTCCTCCAGTACGACGAGGGAACCGCCGGTTCCGTCATGACGCCGGTTCCCGTGGTGCTCCCTCCGGAAGCCACGGTCGCTGAGGCGTTGGCCCACGTGCGCCGCGAGGAGCTCAGTCCCGCGCTGGCCTCGTCGATCTACATCTGCCGGCCCCCGCTCGAGACCCCCACGGGGCGCTACCTCGGGACAGTGCACATCCAGCAGCTCCTTCGCAGCGCACCGCCCGAGCAGCTCGGCACCCTCGTGGACAAGAACCTCGAGCCCATCCACGACCTGGCACCCATCGGCGACGTGGCAAGGGCCATGGCGCAGTACAACCTCAATTCCATTGCCGTTGTCAACGAGGACGGCCGTCTCGTCGGGGCGGTGACCGTTGATGACCTCCTCGACCACCTCCTGCCCGACGACTGGCGCGTCCACGAGGATGGCGAGCCCGTGAAGAAGTTCGGAGGACGCTTTGGCTGAGCCCCGCAAGCTGCCCGGTCTGGATACCCCCCTCGAGCAGCGCACGCGGCTCATCCCCCGCCCCGATCCCGATGCATTCGGCCGCTTCGCGGAGAACTTCGCGCGCTACATGGGAACGCCGCGCTTCCTGCTGTACATGACGCTGTTCTGCGTGGTTTGGCTGGGCTGGAACACGTTGGGCCCTGAGGACCTGCAGTTCGACCCGAAGTCGCTCAACTACACGCTCCTGACCCTCCTGCTGTCCCTCCAGGCCTCCTACGCCGCCCCCCTCATCCTCCTTGCCCAGAACCGGCAGGATGACCGCGACAGGGTGCAGATCGAGCAGGACCGGTCCCGCAACGAGCGCAGCCTCGCCGACACCGAGTACCTCACCCGCGAGCTCGCATCCCTGCGCCTCGCGCTGCGCGAGGTCGCGACGCGCGACTTCGTCAGGGCCGAGCTGCGCTCGCTCGTCGAGGACCTCGCGAACGATCCGGACGAGCCGGAGTCGGAGGGCCGTTCTGACCGGGTCCGCTCGGACGGGAGGCCCCGCAAGGAGCGAAAGCAGCGCGCCCCGAAGACCCAGCAGATCCCCCGGGTCCGCGACGCAGGGAGCACAGAATGAGCGGAGTTCACTCCGTGCCCGTTTCGGAGGACGCCGTGCGGGCTGCCCTGCACGGCGTGATCGACCCGGAGCTCCGCCGTCCCATCGACGAGCTCGGCATGCTCCAGTCAGTGACGGTCGACGGCGCCCGGGTCACCGTCGGCGTCCTGCTCACCATCGCCGGGTGTCCCCTGCGGGGCACCATCGAGGGCGACGTGCACACGGCGCTCGGTGCCGTCCCCGGGGTGGAGGAGACCGACGTCGTGCTCGACGTCATGACCCCGCA
Protein-coding sequences here:
- the thiE gene encoding thiamine phosphate synthase encodes the protein MLLTDAQLYVCTDARKDRGDFEDFVDAAFSGGVDIIQLRDKRIEAAEELEHLEVLRAVAERHGKLWAVNDRADLAMLSGAPVFHVGQKDLPLPAIRRLVDPSVIVGLSTSSPAMVDAAMGRAEAVSPAGNARLDYFCTGPLWATPTKPGRSAVGLGLVQYAARRTREALDAGESSRREPLPWFAIGGIDHSNVAEVVEAGASRVVVVRAITDADDPADAAARLRAELPALAREPLA
- a CDS encoding prephenate dehydratase encodes the protein MTTVAYQGEPGANSHMASLEAYPDAETLACATFEDAFSAVTTGAADLAMIPIDNTVAGRVADIHVLLPDTSLQIIGEHFLRIRFSLMGLPGSTIEGAREVHSHVHALAQCREFIRAHGLTPVVAGDTAGSAREVAEWGDPTKLSIAPPLAAERYGLSVLASDIEDQKHNTTRFVILAPPRDYPQAGADAHVTSFVFRVRNIPAALYKALGGFATNGVNMTRLESYMVDGKFAATMFMVDVEGHPDEPPLARALEELEFFSTELRILGVFPAHPRRFGLRAG
- a CDS encoding RNB domain-containing ribonuclease, coding for MGHPLFSPKSAGPQAGPRAEASGAALAGAFAALRDEFELASEYPAAALADAAAAIAAHTLPDEDATDVEFVTIDPPASTDLDQALHIERDGDGYRVRYAIADVPAFVRPQGELDAETRRRGQTIYAADAKVPLHPRDITDDAGSLLADAVRGAFVWDFRLDAEGEVAAVELVHARVRSRAKLNYAAVQEQIDAGTAAEPLMLLREVGLKRVELERRRGGASLNLPEQEIVPTDDGGYPIEIAPQRPVEDWNAQISLMTGMAAAKLMVNARIGILRTMPAPDERSLRHFRRQTQALGKPWDGTVPYGEYLRSLDPTQPRQLSILHAAAALFRGATYTPFDGTVPPDPVQAAIAAPYTHTTAPLRRLVDRFVLVLCEAVATDAEVPAWVRMALPELPALMASSDQLAAKVERASIDLVEAALLVNAVGQEFDAVVVSGSKPASGSDAGPGGGNGRPAQPLDRIASSQNGTQGAVSAGGQHPQQSMPFGTVQLSEPPVTARCEGEMESGTMIRVRLVEADIQKRRIRFERA
- a CDS encoding DEAD/DEAH box helicase, with the protein product MNEVHTHELLTDDTGTVTVETEETITNDAPVRQESQKTFSDYGVAPAIAQSLADAGILNPFPIQSMTLGVALGGHDIIGQAKTGTGKTLGFGIPALQRAIPADHPDYAKLPAPGAPQALVVVPTRELAVQVSKDLQTASKRTTLRVEVIYGGRAYEPQIEALKRGVEVVVGTPGRLIDLHRQRHLNLKNVRMIVLDEADEMLDLGFLPDVETLMAAVPAVRQTLLFSATMPGPVVAMARRYMTQPTHIRASDPNDDSITKKDIRQVIYRAHQLDKDEVVARILQAEGRGRTIIFTKTKRTAAKLSEELIDRGFAAAALHGDLGQGAREQALRAFRHGKVDVLVATDVAARGIDVEDVTHVINFQCPEDEKAYLHRVGRTGRAGNKGTAVTFVDWEDVPRWTLINKALGLDVPEPVETYSSSPHLYADLDIPAGTKGRLPRNKRVLEGLAGEVVEDLGEPGKKPRRSSEGRGRGERRGESAGQHGSRRSPEGRGDAGHSTARRAQESTADDGAAIADAEVTEGAGKSGHGHGRADRQAHAEPSGEGRRRRRRPATEEASEAASTADSTEEPSRPARTRRKPADTSAERSAESTEQQGRRRPTSAAMAVNLADGGDGAPLDRGVAAARRRRSRTRRRDGEVVSRTEAE
- a CDS encoding DNA-methyltransferase; protein product: MGPDLVVQGDNAVVLPRLPDAAFTMVYIDPPFNTGRPQRRQELSMLRSADGDRVGFSGQRYETIKGALHTYDDAFSDYWAFLEPRLIEAWRLLTPDGTLYLHLDYREVHYAKVMLDAIFGRSSFLNEIIWAYDYGARTKRRWPTKHDNVLVYVKDPAAYHFDTAEVDREPYMAPGLVTPEKRELGKLPTDVWWHTIVSPTGREKTGYPTQKPEGLVRRMVAASSRPGDWVLDFFAGSGTLGAVAQRLGRRFVCVDENPQAIEVMARRLPTAKFLGTSEI